Below is a genomic region from Ammonifex degensii KC4.
AGGATATCGAATACTTTTTTGTGGCTGGAACCTTTGGGGAGCACCTGGACGTAGAAGCGGCCGTCACCTTGGGCCTTTATCCCGACCTCCCCCGTGAGCGCATAATCTTGCTGGGAAACGCTTCTTTGGAGGGAGCCCGGCGGGCCCTGCTGGACGAGAAGGGGCGGGAGGAACTGGCTTTGATCGGTCAAAAACTCACCTACATCGAGCTTAACGCCGACCAGAAGTTTATGGACCGCTTCGTCGGCGGTCAGTTTTTCCCGCATACCGATCTCGAGCTTTATCCCACCGTACGCGAGCGCCTGCGGGCCGCTGGCAGGCTGAAGGAGTAGAGGAAAATGGCGCAAACCGTTTTCTGCCGTCTACGCTGCCCCCGTTGCTTTACTTCCTTTCCGGCGGAGATTGCTTTGAGCACGGGGGCTAAAGGTCGGCTTTCCAGCGACCTCTGCTACCGTGGCGAGGGGAGTTTCGTTTACCCTTACCTCGTGGTGGTCTGCCCGGGTTGCGGCTTCACCTCCTACCACCAGGAGTTCGATTACCTTGCCGAGCTCCCCCGGTACTCTCCTTATCATCCTGTGGGCCGGGCTTTGAAGAACTTCTTGCAAGAGAGACGCCACCTTTACCCGGGGAGTGAGAAGTACCGGCTAGCGGCGGAGGACGCCAAGCGGCGGGGGAGTTCGCACTTAGATATAGCCCATCTCCACCTGAAAGGATCCTGGTGCGCGCGGGAAGAGGGGAATCTTGAAGCTGAGAGGTACCACCAAGAGGAGGCCCTTCATCATTTCCGGTTGGCTTTGAAGGAGGTAGTAGAGGCTCGCGACGTAGCGGTGATAAGGTACCTGGAAGGGGAGCTCTGCCGACGTCTGGGCCGTTTCGAGGAGGCAGAAAAGGCTTTTGCTGCCATCGCTCCTACTGATCTTCCTTACTGGCTGCGCGCCGCCTTTGAGCGCATGCGGGAACTGGCGACCCGTCACGACGCTTCTCCTCAGGAACTTCCCAGAACCTAGCGAGACAATGAAGGTCCTTTCAACAGCTATCGTTTTCCCTAAACAATTCTGAGCATCCTTTATCTTCTTCAACAGTTGCGCTCCCTAGCATGTCCTGGTAGAATCGACCTCATCAGGGGAAACTCTGGCCTTCAGGTGAGAGTCTTGAAGTTCAAGACCAGGAAGCCCGCCGACACGATAACCGTGCCCGCCAGGATGTACCCGGATGAGGCGGCAGAAAAGAAGCTCGTGTCTTTCATGCGCCGGTTCCAGGCGGCAAAGCGCACCGCCTACCAGGCGCTGAGACGGGGAAAGAAACCGGAAGAAATCGTCAAAGACCTCTACCGGAAGTTCTTCCCCAACGCCCGCTGGTGCCAGTGGGCTTTGGAGGACGCCAAAGCCACCTGTGATGCCCAGAAAGAGCAGCTCAAGATGCACGTCTCAGACTTAGAGGGCAAGATAGAGAAGTCCGAGGAGAAGCTTAAGCGCACCAAAAACAAGCTTCACCGCCAGGGGATACTGGCCCGCATCGCGAAGCTGCGCGCGAAGCTGGAGTACTGGAAGGGTTTCCTGGAGCGGGACGAAGTCCCTCCTGCCGTCTTCGGTGGCAAGAAAAACCTGCTGCTTCTTCAGGAAGGGAAGCTCTCCAAGGAGGAGTGGCGGGAGTTGAGGTCGAACGCCTTCTACTCCGTGGGCCAGGCCAACCAGAAGGGGCTGGAGGGCCAGCACGGCAACGCCAACACGGAAATCGTATACGATGAGGCAACAGACTCCTTCCGGCTCAACGTATACATACCGCCGGAGCCGGAAGACAAGCGTGCGGAAGGAAAGGAAAACCGGGCGAAGCAGCGCGCGAGGCGGGATAAAGACTGGGTCTCCGTGCCCCTGGAGATTCCTGCCCGCTACCGGAACCTTCTCCTCTGTTGCCTGGCCGGGGGCGGGCCGTACTCAGTGCGGGTGGTGCGCAGAGACGGTAGGTTCGACTGCTTCATTTCCTTCTCGCTAGGCGACACCGCGGAAGTGGACAGGACCTCCCCCATGGCCGGGATGGACTTAAACCCTGACGTGGTGGCGGTGACCGTCGTCCTGCCGGACGGGAACTTCAAGGTCTCCCGTTGTTTCTGGTGCCACGACCTGGTCCACGCTTCACATGAGAAGCGGGAGTGGATTGCAGGCAACCTGGCCAAAGGGGTGGCCGACTGGCTGGAGTCCCTGGGCGTAAAGCAGGTTGCCCTGGAGGAGCTTTCCTTTGCCCAGGACCACGACACCAACAGAGCGTTCAACCGGATCACGCACAACTTCTGCGTGAGGCTCCTCTTCAACCGCATCGTCGTGGCCCTGAGGAAGCGCGGCATAGCGGTGTTCACCGTCCCCGCGCATTTTACTTCGCTCATAGGCTTCTTCAAGTACTCTGAGACTTACGGGCTTAACACCCACCAGGCGGCGGCACTGGTCATAGCCCGTCGGGCGCTGGGCTTTAAAGAAAAAGTGCCAAAGACCCTGCTTCGGCTCCTCGGGCGCCCGCCCGGGGAAGGATGGGCGCACGGGAGGCTTTGGGGCAGGCTCTTTGGCATGTTTAAGGCAGCCCGGAAGAAGGTCTCCCGCTACTTCAGCGTGAAGGCCTTTACCCCTTCCGCCTGGCTGGAACACATTTTTGCCGGAGCGGGCTAAAGTCCATTTTCTTTAAGCCTGCCGTCCTTCCCTGCCGGGGCCGCCCGGGATCCCGGCAACACCGTGCGGTGGGGGTAAAAGGGGCGGCGGGTAGGCGGGGTAACTCCCCCTCCCGGTATGTGCCCGGAGGCGGGTACCGCCTGCGGGGATTTCCCCGTAGCCTACAAATGTGGGACCCGCCTGAGGGACGGAAAACGCCGGGATGCGGCCCGGCAGCCGTGGGCCCGAGACCGGGAAGATGTGGGCCTTCCCCGTTAGGGGGGTGCCGGGCCGGCCAGACGGTGACGGAGGTAGCCGTCGGCAGGAGCCAAAAGCTTCTGTCTGCACAATGAGTACCTGGGCGGGCTAAGCAAAACACATGTTTGCTTAGCTTTGCTTAGGGAAAATTGACCTCCGGGAAAAAGAAGGGTGGCCGTAACCGGCCGCCCGGATTTTTTAATCAAACAGGTCTTCGAACAACTCGAAGATACTTTTTCTCTTATGCTTCTTGTGGTAGCTGGAGTGTGTGTAGTGGTCGTGATGGTGATGGCGGTAGTGGTCGTCGTAGTCTTTGTGGTACTCAGTTTCTTGGAATTCCCGGGCCAGGGCAATCACCTTTTCCAGTTCTCCGCCATCGAGCCATACCCCACGGCAGCGGGAGCAAACATCTAGCAAAACCCCGTAACGGGGCACTTCTTTCAAAGGTACATGACATACCGGGCACTCTTTTACCAAGCCAAACCCCTCCTGAGCATACTCTACTCCATTATAAAATATAACCGGAGCAGGGCGTGGTGTCAAGAAGGACAGTTCAGGGCGACCCGTTTTCGCATAAACCATCGTGCTGAGTTCCAGGAGGGAATATGGTCTTAAAGAAAGAAGTAAGTTGGAAGGGAACGGTTTGCCGGATAAAGCCTGTCCGGCGGCCAAACTAAGAAATAGGGGAGGGGAAGAAAGTGGTAAAGAGGGAAGTAGCCTTGGAGGAAGCTTACCGGCTGCTGACGCCGGGAATGGTAGTGCTGATAGCTAGCCAGCGCGACGGGCGGAACAACGTGATGACCGCTTCTTGGCAAATGCCGGTAAGCAAAGAGCCACCCTTGGTGGCGGTGGCTATAGCCAAGAAGCATCTGACGGCGGAGTATATCCAGGCTACCGGCGCCTTTACCGTGAACGTGCCTGGTTTCAGCCTCCTGCCCAAGGTTCATTTCTGCGGCACCATTTCCGGCCGCAAGGTAAAGGATA
It encodes:
- a CDS encoding DUF2225 domain-containing protein translates to MAQTVFCRLRCPRCFTSFPAEIALSTGAKGRLSSDLCYRGEGSFVYPYLVVVCPGCGFTSYHQEFDYLAELPRYSPYHPVGRALKNFLQERRHLYPGSEKYRLAAEDAKRRGSSHLDIAHLHLKGSWCAREEGNLEAERYHQEEALHHFRLALKEVVEARDVAVIRYLEGELCRRLGRFEEAEKAFAAIAPTDLPYWLRAAFERMRELATRHDASPQELPRT
- a CDS encoding transposase encodes the protein MKFKTRKPADTITVPARMYPDEAAEKKLVSFMRRFQAAKRTAYQALRRGKKPEEIVKDLYRKFFPNARWCQWALEDAKATCDAQKEQLKMHVSDLEGKIEKSEEKLKRTKNKLHRQGILARIAKLRAKLEYWKGFLERDEVPPAVFGGKKNLLLLQEGKLSKEEWRELRSNAFYSVGQANQKGLEGQHGNANTEIVYDEATDSFRLNVYIPPEPEDKRAEGKENRAKQRARRDKDWVSVPLEIPARYRNLLLCCLAGGGPYSVRVVRRDGRFDCFISFSLGDTAEVDRTSPMAGMDLNPDVVAVTVVLPDGNFKVSRCFWCHDLVHASHEKREWIAGNLAKGVADWLESLGVKQVALEELSFAQDHDTNRAFNRITHNFCVRLLFNRIVVALRKRGIAVFTVPAHFTSLIGFFKYSETYGLNTHQAAALVIARRALGFKEKVPKTLLRLLGRPPGEGWAHGRLWGRLFGMFKAARKKVSRYFSVKAFTPSAWLEHIFAGAG
- a CDS encoding zf-TFIIB domain-containing protein — its product is MVKECPVCHVPLKEVPRYGVLLDVCSRCRGVWLDGGELEKVIALAREFQETEYHKDYDDHYRHHHHDHYTHSSYHKKHKRKSIFELFEDLFD